From Chrysemys picta bellii isolate R12L10 chromosome 1, ASM1138683v2, whole genome shotgun sequence:
GGCAGCAGAAAGAGGGGGTAACCCggaggctgaaattgtggatgaAGAAGTGGAGGTAGAAGAGGATGTGGCGCTCCCAGCATGGTTTCCCAGTGGGACAAGaagccaggaacttttctccactccagaagtgctctccagggagcaggaagcagatgagatgCAGGGTGAGTTGCTGTGGCTTGTATAGGGAATCGAAAAGTGTTTATGTTTTTATGTGAGCTGCACATTGCCCTGTGTAGCTAATCTGCATGGCCAAGAAGGGTGTCGAGGGACATCAAGACCTGCATGGAGTACTCCAGAGAGAGGTTTTGTAAAGTTTCCACGAGTTACTTGTTaatcctctgccacagattccaagggattgcagcctcgttagttcccccattgtaggGAACTGTCCCATGCCATTGAGCAATCACTGGAGCTGGGACCAAAGTGGCAGATAGCTGACCTGCATATAGACCGGGGTGAAAGCCACAAGAATGCAGTAGTTGTGCCCTGGTTTCCCTGCTTACCCGCAGCAGTGAGGTGTCAGCTAGAAGGCTGGctgcctgtggaaaagtgtgAGAGAATTTTAgaatgattttaacaaatagggaggaactcgttgagaatgtgaaagtagaaggcagcctgggtgaaagtgatcatgaaatcatagagtttgcaattctaaggaagggtagaagggagaacagcaaaatagagacaatggatttcaggaaggcagattttgggaagctcagagagctgataggtaaggtcccatgggaagcaagactgaggggaaaaacaactgaggagagttggcagtttttcaaagggacactattaagggcccaaaagcaagctattccgctggttaggaaagatagaaaatgtggcaaaagaccaccttggcttaaccatgagatcttgcacgatctaaaaaataaaaaggagtcatataaaaaatggaaactaggacagattacaaaggatgaatataggcaaacaacacaggaatgcaggggcaagattagaaaggcaaaggcacaaaatgagctcaaactagctacgggaataaaaggaaacaagaagactttttatcaatacattagaagcaagaggaagaccaaagacagggtaggcccactgcttagtgaagagggagaaacagtaaaaggaaacttggaaatggcagagatgcttaatgacttctttgtttcggtcttcaccgagaagtctgaagcaatgcctaacatagtgaatgctaatgggaagggggtaggtttagcggataaaataaaaaaagaacaagttaaaaatcacttagaaaagttagatgcctgcaagtcacccgggcctgatgaaatgcatcctagaatactcaaggagctaatagaggaggtatctgagcctctagctattatctttggaaagtcatgggagacgggagagattccagaagactggaaaagggcaaatatagtgcccatctataaaaagggaaataaaaacaacccaggtaactacagaccagttagtttaacttctgtgccagggaagataatggagcaagtaattaaggaaatcatctgcaaacacttggaaggtggtaaggtgatagggaacagccagcatggatttgtgaagaacaaatcatgtcaaaccaatctgatagctttctttgataggataacgagccttgtggataagggtgaagcggtggatgtggtatacctagattttagtaaggcatttgatacggtctcgcatgatattcttatcgataaactaggcaaatacaaattagatggggctactataaggtgggtgcataactggctggataaccgtactcagagagttgttattaatggttcccaatcctgctggaaaggcgtaacgagtggggttccgcaggggtctgttttgggaccggctctgttcaatatcttcatcaacgacttagatattggcatagaaagtacgcttattaagtttgcggatgataccaaactgggagggattgcaactactttggaggacagggtcataattcaaaatgatctggacaaattggagaaatggtctgaggtaaacaggatgaagtttaacaaagacaaatgcaaagtgctccacttaggaaggaaaaatcaatttcacacatacagaatgggaaaagactgtctaggaaggagtacggcagaaagggatctaggggttatagtggaccacaagctaaatatgagtcaacagtgtgatgctgttgcaaaaaaagcaaacatgattctgggatgcattaacaggtgtgttgtgagcaagacacgagaagtcattcttccgctctactctgctctggttaggcctcagctggagtattgtgtccagttctgggcgccgcattttaaaaaagatgtggagaaattggaaagggtccaaagaagagcaacaagaatgattaaaggtcttgagaacatgacctatgaaggaaggctgaaagaactgggtttgtttagtttggagaagagaagactgagaggggacatgatagcagttttcaggtatctaaaagggtgtcatgaggaggagggagagaacttgttcaccttagcctctaaggatagaaccagaaacaatgggtttaaactgcagcaagggaggtctaggttggacattaggaaaaagttcctaactgtcagggtggttaaacactggaacaaattgcctagggaggttgtggaatctccgtctctggagatatttaagagtaggttagataaatgtctatcagggatggtctagacagtatttggtcctgccatgcgggcaggggactggactcgatgacctctcgaggtcccttccagtcctataatctatgattctatgattctatgagttccCTGCAAAGCTGCCCTGCAAGCCGTGACCATTTTGTCTGTACGCACAGCTGCACTCCCCCCGCTCCCGACACTCCCCGTGATTTGGGTGCTCGTGGAGCTGTGTGCCTGCCTagagtcagtgagaaagtgattgctactagttgcaaaaggcccttgttactgaaatgtttcaatcatTTGCTGGAATGTAACAATCCCTCGTCTGCGCATTGTCCACAGCAGCCAAGACCTTGAGGAACACACCATGCACTCCTGCCGACCACCTTCGGCAGATAAGGAAAAAGCCAAGACTCAGCAAAGAAGGCATTTTCAGAGAGGTTCTTCATGTGATGACAGACAGACCAGGGAACgcaaagagtgctgggaagccgaaagacaggacagaaaagagaatcaagCATTTGCTAGGGAAGCGACTGAGCATATGTTAAAAGTAATGGAGGATCAGACAGAGATGCTCAAGTCTTTAAtacagctgcagactgagcagatctgTGGTTGGCCTCCACTGCAGCACGTGCACATGCACAGTTCtttgccaaccccaccccctctATGCTCACACGTTCCTTTTCACTTCACAAgactcctcagtttccccatcactccactccctctcacagcttggacaatgatagctggagctaCACACAGCTGTGAGGTTTGaccctttttaacaataaataaaggcaaaGTTTTTTAATAGGATGGCATTTTAATTCTGTGTTCTGCAAAAGTGTATAGCAATCAATTCACTCTCAggaacaggcttctaaagcattttgTTGCATGGATCTTGGACCCCAAAATTTTACCTGGATGCACCAGGGAAGCAACTCCGGAGCAGACATGTGTTAgtgcccctcattgtcaaagtggttcctcaaagcctctctgatgttaatagcagccctcggggctcctctgacagccctagcatctgCCTGCTCAAATTGTGCCTCAGTGCTCCACATCTGAGCAAATATTTAACCCTTAAATTCACAcagattatgcaaagtgcagcacaCGGCTATGACCacgggaatattatcctcagtaAGGTCTAGCCTGCCATTGAGACACCTCCAGTGAGCTTtcaaatgtccaaaggcacattcaactaccatacggcacctgctcagcctgttgttaaaacgctccttgctgctgtccaggtgccctgtgtaaggtttcaggagccagggctgtaaggggtacACTGGGTCTCTCAGAATTACTGTGGGCATTTCCACACCCCCCACTGTGATCtcgtggtctggaaagaaagtccccgcctgcagctttctgtacaggccactgttcctgaagatgcgtgcgtcatgcatctttccagaccagcctgcactgATGTCCGTGAAATGCccccagtgatccacaagcacctgaaaCACCATGGAGCAGTATCCCTTCCTATTGCTGTACTCTgatgcaaggtggtctggtgctaaaattggaatgtgtgagccatcaatcgccccaccacagttagggaaacccatctctgcaaagccatccactatttcgtGCACATTTCCCAGCGTCACGGTCTTCTGTAGCAAGACacgatttattgccctgcacacttggagtaatacagccccaacagtggacttcccccctccaaattgatttgcaactgaccggtagcattCTGGATTCACCAGTTTTCACACAGCGATTGCAACACACTTCTCTACtgaaagggcagctctcattctggtgtccatgTGCCGCAGGTTGAgggccagctcagcacatagctccaggaaggttgctttacgcatcctaaagttctgtacccACTGGTCTTCATCCCACACCGGCATGCcaatgcgatcccaccaatcagagcttgtttccctagcccaaaagtGGTGATCTAtgtatgcagctgctctgtgaatgccaaaagcactgATAAGTTGCTGCCGTCCATATCAGGCAGAATGTTGTGCACCTGCGAGTCGTCCTCTGTCAGTAACTTTGTGAGTAACTGTGCTGCGATGCGCGATGTCCTCACGACGGTTAACAGCacacagggaagagagagagagagaaatacacgATCCATCCTAGCTCACAGCAGATGCTGGTGCGCAATACAAAGTCTGATAGTTGGAAAAACAGCAGGAAAGGAAGCCAGAAACCAGTGGAGGGCTGAGACACaaagcagtgcatgatgggacattttgcacatcccaggatGTGCCACGCTCCatttctgccttcccacaacacctagagACAGCTGGCGTCACCAGGGACTGTGGGATACTATAACGATGCTGCccttggtgggacacttctgagaatGCCAATTCAGgataaattgcttaaagcagggcagttacagtccaaggctggggttcctttgcacaccaaggcaccaaaccagccaaagaGAGAAGACTCTGGTTTTACCCCACAGGCTAACCATAAGTTATACAAGCGATTCCCTTAGACTCTCctgtttcccagtatcaccaccagtgccacttcttaaagggacgaatggttatgaaaaccaacacCCCAGTAAAAGAAGAAAGTTTCTCCCGATCTGAaagaaccaagccccagaccaggtcaatatacaaatcagatcttactcacaaatcacgctgttgccaatccatTAGAATcgaaaatctaaaggtttattcataaaaagaaagaaatatagatgagagatagaattggttaaatggaatcaattacatacagtaaagggaaagttcttggttcaggcttctagcagtgatggaataaactgcaggctcaaatcaagtctctgggatacatccacagctgggatgggtcattcagtcctttgttcagagcttcagtttgtagcaaggcaagaagcaggattgaagacaaaattgaggcaTTTCCAGGGCTTTTTATACTCTCTGCCCTGTGGAAGGACACGTCTttattcttactgtggaaaattacagcagcaagatggagacTGGagccacatgggcaagtcacatgtccatacaTGACTCAGTTTACAGgtcgatgccattgtttacatgttagtttgaactttcccaggaaagctcagatgtggattggcatctcacaaagtccattgtcagttaagtgtttcttgactcggcacttactgagaatagtcccttctcaagaagttgaccaaatgcttcactgaggctacttagaatcaaaataCATTATAATACTAGTACACAgctaatattcataatttcaaatacaaaaatgatacacacatacagatagcatgatcataatcagcaaatcataaccatTCCATAGACACCTTATGCAACAATCTTtgcacaatatttgctgcaaatattgtgacaaagttcctcttctatcttgctgggtcctgcgcttattggcggattttcttgcctcagagattcaccatgtgggttggggaacagcccagagaccttcccctctggaagaacccacagtccaggtcaattgggaggtttggggggaacccgggcccgccctctactctgggttccagcccacggccccgtggactgcagctgtccatagtgcctcctgtaacagctgcatgacagctacaactccctgggctacttccccatggcctcctccaaagacgttccttagtctcaccacaggaccttcctcctggtgtctgataacgcttgtgctcctcagtcctccagcagcacaccctctcactctcagctccttgcgcctcttgctcccagctcctcacacttgcaccacaaactgaagtgagctcctttttaaaacccaggtgccctgattagcctgccttaattgattctagcggcttcttcttaattggctccaggtgtcccaattagcctgcctgtcttaactggttctagcaggttcctgattactctagtgcagccactgctatggtcactcagggaacagaaaactactcatccagtgaccagtatatttgccctctaccagactcctgtatcccactggtctgggtctgtcacaatatataataATGGTTGcgacaatgatctatacagttgCAGGTTATGTCAGTAACATCACAGATACATACCGAGAGTGCATTGCGCACGCTGTCGACAACAGTGCCTCGAATATGGACACAATCTGTCGACAGAGGGAGCAAATGTAGACTCGCTTTGAGGACTTTGCTTTTGTCAATTTTTTCATGTCGACATTAGTTTCAtcgacaaaacttggtagtgtagacaagccatttgTAAATGCTGTTGACTGCATTGGTATCTATCCCCCAGTGAGCTGTCCCCCCTCACCAGCCCCTCTCCCATTGTTCCAGCCCTTAAACCCTGGCTGAACCTCTCCCTACAGAGTGGAGATCAGTAGCTCATGTCGTCTCAGATGTAAGGGTCCAGCAAGAAATAGGTGGCTGGTGTTTTTCATCTCCCAGGTTGGCAGAACTGGAGCCAGCACTGACCTTTCACTTGATGAACAGTCTGATTATCCTCgcacgaaggtgtttgcttttcacgctGTACACGATTGGGTTCATCAGGGGTGGGGCGAGCAGGAAGATGTAGCCCAGGACAATCTGTAGTAAGGGAGAAGAGCCCTTCCCCAATCTGGGTATCAAAGTCAAGCCGATATCTGGTATGTAGAAGAGCAGGacagcacagaggtgggagatgcaggtgttcagggccctgagGCACTCCGCGTGTGATGCAACACTCAGCACggttttgaggatcatcacataagagaggaagatgagcaCTGAATCCAACCACACCGTTAAGACTGTAAGAAACAAGCCATAGATGTAGTTGACTGTGATGTCTGAACAAGCCAGCTTCATGACATCCTGGTGCAGGCAataggaatgggagaggacattggctCGACAGTATTGGAACCGTTTCAGGAGAAAGGGGAATGGGAATGATACAGCCACCCCTCTTAGCACACACACCAGTCCCATCTTGGATATTCTCGGCAgggttaagatggaagcatatctcagtgGGTTAGAGATCGCGACGAAGCGGTCAAATGCCATCAACAAGAGTATGGAGGATTCAGTGAATACAAATGAGTGGATGAAGAAGATCTGGGCAAAACAGGCATCGAGGCTGATCTCCCTGGAGTTAAACAAATATATCCCCAATATTGTCGGTATGGTGGATATCGATAAGCCAAGGTCTGTGACtgcc
This genomic window contains:
- the LOC135984206 gene encoding olfactory receptor 51G2-like, with protein sequence MSAVNDTKLKYAVFLLTAIPGQEDVHLWISIPFCFIYVFSILGNSTILLIIKTDPSLHEPMYIFLSMLAVTDLGLSISTIPTILGIYLFNSREISLDACFAQIFFIHSFVFTESSILLLMAFDRFVAISNPLRYASILTLPRISKMGLVCVLRGVAVSFPFPFLLKRFQYCRANVLSHSYCLHQDVMKLACSDITVNYIYGLFLTVLTVWLDSVLIFLSYVMILKTVLSVASHAECLRALNTCISHLCAVLLFYIPDIGLTLIPRLGKGSSPLLQIVLGYIFLLAPPLMNPIVYSVKSKHLRARIIRLFIK